A segment of the Zingiber officinale cultivar Zhangliang chromosome 8B, Zo_v1.1, whole genome shotgun sequence genome:
ccagttacatggatctgcacacaccaccactcatgggttagtggtcgattcagacagagtgtgttgcagcagggactttgtttggcttcgttggtccgctcatgggtagtgtgacgcagcgtggtagccgacagagattcctccccgtcaccgtgtaccgggagatgagagcattgtgctctcccatttatgatttggggtaggaggataggtgtactccgacagcatcccgtccactcggtcactcatcaggagcagtgacgacagagtgcacggttgtcacaaccctacccactctgtctcactattgtgtgtgagacggttgactggtgtcaggggtgaccaggacgcatcattggcatcatacgcattgatgcatttatttcttgtgattgtgtttgctgcatttatttgctacattttggttggatggccatacttgacatgcatacaggatttctatacctctcggactgtttatccttgtaccagtcctggttagtacagttttctcctgtgtACTACAGTTacattttatccttcttatatcaggagactgtacgcatgattagtgctagatgttatttctctactatgtatatcagttgttacccgctgaggagttgactcacccccatggatatttactattttcaagttgaggctgtttggaggagttccagtcgctagtcccctgcagatccGAGGATGTTTTGTTTTGGGTCTTTTGGTTTTTATTGCTTATTGCACTATCTGATCTTGTACTAGTTTGCGTATGGACATTGAAaggttttatttggatttgttttattacatgcctgcctagacggcagaagaggtaagttggttttatcgttggatttgtgttttatgagtgtagtggagtaggaatatgttttgagctttatgggtatagttgagtagggttgattttgagtcttattatcattgcttattaaactacgtggatgtCTATGTGTTGtgatttgtttattattgttatttattccagccgcatgtggctgaggtatatggtaatgtattaaagtttcagattgtccgccgtacaggggagatgctgccgaaatttcttcggacagggactcctccggggcgtgacaacgcCCTTCCCGTTCTTttaactctaattaaaagcaaaataatagtaaattaaattaacaactaaaaagaggagacacaagatttacttggttacaacctaagtggttgttaatccaaggacaatGAAAAAGctttaaaagatctccttcggtgaaggcggagaagcctcttacactcgttaattgctCAAACAGTTGgtaggaaatgaatactagagttgatgtttatttcctaggtccatgggtctttttatagcctctgaaaaatcttatccggggctgaaaggcgcctccagcaaggctcaaaggataaagttttatcctttggcaacaaCAATATTTGcctagtcgaaggcgccttcaagtggttaaaggcgccttccatggtggGTTAAAGGCACCTTTCCACTGAAAAGGAGCGGAGGCACCTTTCACTCCTTTGAGGGTGCCTCCTACAGCTCCGTACCTCCCTTTTGGCTCTCTTGTTGCTCCGATCGCTTGGCTGATTTCGGCCAactgaatagggctcacccgaacccattttatTACCTTCTCTTCAAGCAGACTTCctccccgatttctcgtcccttggaCCACTGCACGCGTCATTCTCGTCtgtcagtgtactcttctgcaacacctcgtccctcggatgcatcaagtccatcgactctcttcccgtgccatccttctcactagctccATCTTTCgatcaacttcctgtgctcctaagctcctgcacacttagacacagagatcaaatactaacaggacctaacctgacttggttgatcacatcaaaaggtGCCTGCACGTGCTCAATCAAGCAAAGCCCTACCGAGCGTAAAGACATTTAGTCTTATAGaaactcttagtatattaccggctgaCCGAAGGTCGAGTGAGAGCCAATGTGCTCATATACGCTTGGTCGAGAAAAGCCCGATCGAGCGTAAGAACACTTAGCTTCATATATGGTTCTCAGCATGTTATCGGCCAATCGAAGactgagcgagcacccacgtgctcatatatgctcggtcgagtaaagcccgaccgagcgtaaaggcatttagccttatatatgattctcagtATGTTACCGGCCGACCGAAGATTGAGCGAGCaccatgtgctcatatacgcttAGCCGGGCAAAGTCCACTAGAgtgtaaaggcacttagccttatgcaTAGTTTCAACATATTACCAGTCGatcgaaggccgagcgagcactcaTGTGCTTATATACGCTAGGCCGGGCAAAGCTCGcccgagcgtaaaggcacttagccttatgcaTAGTTTCAACATATTACTAGTCGATCGAAAgctgagcgagcacccatgtgctcatatacgctcggccgggcaaagcccgcctgagcgtaaaggcacttagccttatgcaTATTTTCAACATATTACCAGCCGATCGAAAGCCGAGCAAGTACtatgtgctcatatacgctcggccgagcaaaacccgcccgagcataaaggcacttagcttTTGCATAGTTTCAACATATCACTGGTCGAGCGAAGGCCAAGCGAGCACCAATGAGTTTTTGCAcgtgctcggtcaggcaaagctcgaccgAGCGTAAAAATATTTAGCCTAatagaagctcgtagtatattaccagccgagcgagcaccaatgagTGTTTGTGTACTCTCGGTCAGGCAAAGCATGATCGAGCATAAAAGCATTTAGCCTTATGaaaactcttagtatattaccggccgatcaAAGGCCGAGCAAGCACCCATGTGCTCGTATACACTCGACCGAGCAAAGCCCGGCCGAGCTCAAAGATGCTTAGCCTTATACAGCTTTCAGTATATTATTGACTAAGTGACGGCCGAGctagcaccaatgtgcttatataCGCCCGGCCTAGTGAAGGTCGGGCGAGTGTTAATGTGCTTATTCACTCAGCCTTATAATACATTCTTGGACGGAACATGCTCAACAAAAGGTATTCCTAATATATATATgaccggcttgaacgaccgaccgagacatgctcaacagaaggtattcctaatatatatatatatatatatatatatatatatatatatatatataatcggcTTGAACGACTTACCGAGACATGCTCAATAGAAGGTATTCCTAATATATATATGACCATCTTGAATGATCGATCGAGACATGTTCAACAGAGGGTATTCTTAATAACATATATGGCCAGTACAAATGACCTGCCGAAATACACTTAACAGATGGTATTCTTATTATATATGCGACCGGGTTAAAGGACTAGCTGGAAGTATGCCAACCTGACAAATTTGgcaggaaatatcttctagaaactTCTTCAATTATAATGACGTGTCCCCATCATAAATATAAGTCATAaccgacaaaagaggtacatctgagatacaaaaaagattccttaaaggattattgcaccaagtatagaagatgacttcatcttaTAACAAATCTTAACGAACCGAGGACTACTTCATGATTACGAAGGtcacatgaggtagtataaaaagggggatgatctccgttggcaaggtgcgtaagttctagcatctaaactatGCTTCCAAATACttcagttactgttcttcttcttcttccttccacctttgagagagaaactgacttgagtgtaggagggcctagccaggaatccccaccccggtcttaggtcactaatgctttgtttATTTTTCTCACTGTGCACAGGATCGTGGAGAGGTTCTTTTAGGTCTCCAGGAGGCTATCTTTATCAAGGATTGTCGTTCACCAGAGCCGGCGCACGTCTTCGCAgatttcggacaagatcatttGTATTATGaagctttaattccaattaaagatttttcttctcctaatccagttaatattatatataatattagaatttatttatatgatctttataatcaatattatgtaaaatatgatgtATAACCTATAATATTTCTGAAACATAACAAACTATTActaataatttaaaacttataaaagcacaacctttattaaaaaaaaaatagatgaaaCGTCCATAaagatcctcaagttccacataggaacttgagaattattttacgacttcttttgattttagtgaAGCGGATAGCGAAAATTTCAATATCCTAAAGTGGTgatcacagaaggctcaaagctttcctttTCTCTCCAtgatcgccaaagaaattttaacttatccAATGTCAATTATTGTTGTGGAGCAGACATTCAGTGTCGGTGGCAACATATTATATGAAGGACGATCGACTTTGTCTCTTAACTCATTGGAAGCTCAAACATTACTTGATGATTGGACCAGAGCCgagaaaaaaattcaaagaatgtaACTTTTTGATGATGAAGTCGAAGCATTTGATACCAAAGGAACCAATACAATAGGAACGGAAAATGGAAGTGAATAACAACGTCACTTCCTAATGTAAAAgggtaaaaatgtaaaagaactatgtgagctttgattcccctataccctaaggggatacgtagataacttaaataaatacaaaccctttttttaataaattttaaaatttaaaatttttaatataatactCTTGAACCATGGCGATTCATAGCGAActgtgaaccgaaccgtgaattGTAACTGTCTTAGGCAGTTAAGGTTAAGGGTAGACCTGTCAAGAACGATTGAACCGACAGATCCAAACCGTCGATTTTGAACCGTTGTTAGATCTAGCCTGGACTTCCAAGCGCCCCaaactccaagcgcccggatcgggtccgggcgcccagactatCTTGGGCCAAGGATAGATGCCTCGTCAAGACGTTGTTGCGGATGACATTCGGAGTCCACGTCAGCAACACTTTAGGTGCTCAGACCGGTCCAACCGTCCGggtgaggataaaattttatcctaaagTCGTTGAAGAGCCGTTGTAAAGCAAATAGAGTGCACTGCTGGGGCGCCCAGACCTACTCTATGCACCGGGAGCTGTCGCGTCAACCAACAGATAAATTCAACCAGTAGGTTATAAATAGGGCACTGATCTTATGAGTTTTGAACAACACTTTATGTATTTCAGTTTCTACTTTGTTTTTCGCATTTACAATTCGTGCTTTCAAAGGTTGTACGGAGCTTCTCTGCCTCCGACTTTGCTTGAAGAAGGAGACTTTGCTAGTGCTTATGTTGCCTTAGATTAATAACATTTCCGGTTACGAATCAAGTAAATTTCAATAATCTCTTATTTATTTATACGTATTTTCTTTTTATGTATTAAGTGTTTGTCTAACTCAAGTTGAAAGAAAAAAAGGATATAATCATAAATTCAAGGTAATTTATCCTTTTTTATCGGTCATACCGGGACCAACATCAGCTTGCCAAAGTCTTTCCCAACCTCAATAGTTCACCTAAAAGTCATAAGATTGAGCTTGCTTTTAACCTTAGTGGTTTGCCCATAGGTTTTAGGGTTGACTTATTACAACCTCTCCTTGCCTTTAGTGGTTTGCCTAATGATCAGGGGATCAAGCTCTCTTTAATTTTAATGGTTCACCTAAATACTCTGTTGACTTGTGAAAGTCTCTACCTGATTTTAGTGGTTCGCCAAAAGGTTGTGGAATTGAATTATCTCAATTAGTCTCGGTGATTAGCCTAAAGACTCGAAGGTTGAATTGTGAAAGTTTTTCCTGAACTTCAGTGGTTCTCCTAAAGGTTCTGGTGGTCAACTTATTGCAACCTCTCCCTGATCTTAATTGTTCGCCTAAGGGGTGGGTCAAGGGATCAAGCATGCCCCTTTAGTCTCAGTAGTTGGCCTACAGACTCAGGGTCAACTTGCAAAAATCTCTTTCCATCACAATGGTTCGTCTAAAATTCGCAAGACAAAACTCCTTCACCTCAGTGATCCACTAAAGTTCTAGGGTTGACTTATTACACTGTCTTCTTGGCTTTAGTTGACCCTTAAAGCTACGTTAGATAGAGTACCATCTGTCTTATAATATAATCAAGATTGTATTATaaggttaattattttatttagtttaattttaaatttatattgtaaTGTAATCTAAATTACAAAAGGTAATGAAGTTTTATAAtttggattacaaagcaaatactatgtaatccaaTTCATTACGAGGTCActgtttaaccaaaatttaaatgccaaatatacccctagtccacTGTGGTCGCCGTCGCCCACCACGGCCAGCCACCTCCGGCCGCCGCCGCCGACCACCGGCAGCCGTCGTCTACCGCCGCCAGCCACCTCCGGCCTCCGTCGTCGCCAGCGGCCACTGCAGGCCACCGCCACTGTCGGCTGTCCACGGCCACCGCCGACCGCCCACCGCCGTTGGCCGCCACCGTCGGCTGCCGTCCACCCACCGCCACCGCCGCCGGCAGCGGTTGTTGCCGTCATCGGTTGCCGGTTGCCAACGGCGGTCGTTGCCGGTTGCCGACGGTTACCGGTGGCGGCAGAGGAGGCCAATGGTGGCGACCGTTGGTTGCCGCAAGCTCCAGTAGAGGTGCGGCGGCCGCTGGTTGTCGCAAGCTCCAGCAGAGGTGCGGCGACCGTCAGTAGAGGTCGCAGGATATTTTGGTCATTttataatacgaattacattccctataaaaaataatggacaccaaacaaaagaatataatcatccttgtaatcaaagattacatacattacattaccaaatgtagtaatgtaatcaagattacattacattacattacaaatttgattacattacaagttagATTACATTACATCCAACCAAACGGGAAGAGAGGTAAATCAAGAGGACTTCACCCAGTAATAGataaaaaatgataatctcagttagtTTCATTGACTATCTATGGAGGTGATCGGTCcggtcccacggaagttttccaccagtcaccagggtaaatcgggaagcgcacgcggcGGCCAACCCAAAAACCCAGCATCCTTTGGTTACACcctccatttggaggaaaaattcctacaaatacgccGTAGCTGGAATTCGAATCGCGGATACTTGGGTGACAACTTGAATGTCCAACCGCGATACCATGACCCCGGGGACCTTCGCCCAGTAACAATAGCTCATTCCAGAAGTGACTGAGATAACTAATGGGACATTTTATACCGGCTGAAAATTAACCCAGACTTATTAATAATAACAGTGTTACATGAATAAACTTTATTAGACCGTGGTTAACTTGTGAAAGTCTCTCCTACCTAATGATTTGCTGCACCTACATACTTAGTGTTCTCCGAGTCCGTTGCATTCCAATAGTACTCCTTGCTCTTTAGTCCATCGGATGTCTCACACCATTCTTCTACAATTTCCTTAGACTTTTAGCTCTCGAGTAATTGTTGACCTTGCCCAGCCAAGTTGTCTCTATGCATATAACCACCAAACCTTGCATGAACATATCAGATACATAAGAAACTCTAATTTAAACTCTTTACTCGCATCAAAATCATGATTGACTAATTGTACTAATAGGCTCAATAAGGTATTTTGGGGAAGGTAGAATAAGTCCCTCTTTGGGAGGTTTAAGAAACCAACGGCCCTTATAGAACTTTCATCGGTTTTCACATTGTTTCTCCATTGTTCCACACGACAACACACGTACAGATAGTGCACATATCGTTGTTCTAGACGAGACAAACTGATACTTTAATAAAAATAGGGATGTTCAAGTTTAGATAAAGCTCCAACCCAACTCAATATCATATGTTGGGTTCGAAGTTAAATGACGTcgaatcttttttttttcccattctatttaatttttgtatatttttaggGTTCAGTTAGAGATTTGATAACATAAGTGAAATACAAATCTATATATTTGCTATAACAGAAATGCATACATGAGTAAGAGTGTATAGCTCACAAATACAACCAAAAAGCAAAAGATTTTGATGACTATACAAGGCGTACAATCTCCTATAAACAATAAACTGCAGCCAAGATGCCTCATTCGTAAAAAATCATACATGCCCTTCGAGGAGGAAACATCAAACATATATATGAAGCGCAGTGGTGCTATCTTTCCGATCAATGCCATTCTCATAAAACTCATGCTACCCTGTGAAACAATGACCTAAAGTCCTCTATTCATATTGCAGCTCTCATAGCACTGCGTGCAGCCTCCCGTTTCATCTCTGCAGCCTTTCCACTCCCTCGAAAATACATGTACACTTGCTGCAAGAATTACCCCAGAAAAATGCATCAGAAAGTTAAGATGAAAATAGAAGTCTTTTCCTGAGAGAGAATCATTTCGTAGGTGTTTATTTATTCTGGTATTTGCGAATTCATCAAACCGTGCAGGGTGAGAAAGCTAACCTGAAGGACCCAAATGCTAACTACTGATTCTAGGCAGAACATTCCAAATCCAATAAAATAGAAGATCTACAAGAAAAAGGGAGAGAACATTTAGTTAGATAAAAGTAAAACtatgaaagaagaagaaaaggtctTATTTGAAATACAGTGAATTGGTTCTCATCGTGATGAAATTTTCTTGTAGCTTCTGCTTTTTGTTTATCCCATAACCACAAAAAGGATAGccagaataaaataaaataaagaaggaCGAACTCAATACACAAGTCCGAAAGATGTGAACCACTGATTAGTTTCACAACCAGGTTTATATCCTTTTTCAATAtgaaagatgcagcatcttgtaACTGTTGTACTTTTTAACAAGAAAACACTTGCCACAAGAAAAGGTTGTCTGCCAATCTATGTCCAGCTCCTTGGCTACTAATAAATAATCGTCATTAGGATCTAGTTCATTCTATGGTCTAACAGGACTGCAAAAACTAGTTGTGGCACAGGACAATTTTGTTCAAAGTAGTCTAACAAATAGTATCCAAGTTTACCATAACTATTGACTCTAAAACACTAGCCTTAATAGAGGAGGTTTAGGTAAAAAAAATGCATTTATATAGAGAATAGTGAAGAACTGACCCCAGCTATCACATGATCGCCAATAATATCCACTGCGGCGAGGATTCCTCTGCAACAAATTGATAAAAGAGAAATGTTAGCTTTAGCAAATGATAAGCGGTACCAGAATAACTGATGCAACTTTTTTTCTACATAAAATTTCCATTTGTTCCTGCCATCTCTTCCTAATTCACTTCTATACCATTTGTCAACTTGTTGTAAGATAATGATTCATATATAGCATTCAGCACCAAAATATAAGGAATAATCCAACCAACTCAATTCTTTCATGAAGCCTCAAAATAGAAAATTAGCATTATTAGGTGATTTGAGAACATTTTCTTTCAtaccaataattttttttaagaatggTTCTGTTAGAAGATTCAAATAGTTGAGGTTTACGGACAATCACCAAACCATTTTATCCTATCCGATCTAATGTTGAAATAGTTGAGGTTTCAGCTAAAGGTTGGCAACAAAGTATACAAGATTCAAATAAAATTGCTTTGAAGTGGGTTCAATATTAAAACGAGCTGGGTAAATTATGGACAATAGAAAGTATGCTTCATTAATTATCCAGCAATAGCTTCTGAGAATGAAGTATAGGATCAAAATGTGATTCGATTTTATTTATGGTCACTTTCAATGGGTCAAGCTGTTGTAAATACCCATTTTTACGGATAAGAGGTAGAATGGGACCATATGGGCTTTTACCTGAGCCTAATGTTGTTATATTATGTCGGCCCTAATGGCCAATGCAACTGAGGTAATATTTGTTTATGTTTATGCTATCTGTAGTTTGATGCATACAAACTAACATAAAGCTCATAACATTCGAATGACCAACATAATTAGAAGGGATGAGTTCTAGCCGCCTCTAAAGTAATAATATAAAAAAGCCCTATGACGTTGCCAACTAAGTACGGATGACAAAAATGCATACAAGAGAATGTTGAAGGCACGAAAATAGAACTTACGCCAAAGATTTTCCTTTAAAGATAATTGGAGGAGCCACTGCTGCGTAGACCACAAAAGCTATATGAAGCTGCAGAAGATTTAATACAGTAGATGCCTCAAAAGATATTTGTGATAAAACATCATTGAAATCTTTGTGGACAGAGTTAAAATAGAAAAATCCTACCAGGTAAAACAAGAAAAACCATCCGAACCTTAACGCACTTTCAGTCCTACAACATACATTTCAAAGTCTGAGCTCATAAGTGAATAACAAGGCATAAGCTGGTATTCCTATGTtgcaaatatatacaaaataaggGGGATTTGAATGCTTACATGTTAATCCTATAGACAAAAATTAGGTTTAGATAGAAATATTACAGATAACTATGTTGTTTGGCTGCATGCAAATGCAACTGTTATTTACAACAGTTCTTTAAATAACTATATTTTAAATCTATTATAATAGTATTTAAAACAAATGATAAATTGATTACTTTAAATAATCAACAAGCAATTATTAGTAATTTatcatataatttatttaataattcataaaaacaagaaaaagaatattacagtattttaaattttttgttgacatttagttaaaggagacCTTGATGATGTTGATGTCACATTActgaaaatagaaaaaataacaaaattttcTTGATttacaaattcaatattttttgtGAAAGATTATGACTTTGTGCTAATTAAATTCAAAGATATTTTTGATCATCTTAACTGTGATAGTCCCATCTATTATTGCTAAAATATATTTTacctaaaataatatatattctaCAAAGTATTCCCATCTATTATTGCTAAAATATATTTTacctaaaataatatatattctaCAAAGTATTACtaaaatttaacatataattACAGTTAGGAATGTGGTTTTTATGCTTACATCAGCCTGCAAGCCTTGGAATGACAGTTGTGGTTGCCTTACATTGCTATTGGGTGTGTAATTTAAGACCATGTTATAAATTTGAGTTTGAATTTGCACATTTCCAATTCACATTTGCAACCACCAGTGTGTCATGCCTGAATTGAATGGGCAGAGGCATAAAACAGCTTGAGCCAGGTTCATGTATAGTTTACATTCTACAATTCTGCCAGCAGTCAGTGATACATGAGTATGACATTcgacatttttatttatttgatatgCAGAAGTATGATCGAAGTTTCAATTAAATGAAGTTCAATTTACAAGATTTAAAAAGAAAGATACCAGACAAATAGTACCTCATGGCACGATAAAGTGGCCTATACCATAAGAAATAAGCTCCAGGAACACCCGAAATAAAGTAGATGACGGCGAGGAACCAGAGCTTTACGCCTATGTACAAAGCAAGAAAAATCAGCATCATCatgatataataaataaatttaacattGAGAAACATAGGGCGTTGCCAAATAACATTAGCACCTTCCCCTGCAATCCAAGCTGCAGTAActgctacaaaattccaaaagaGGCATGCAACTATCCCTGAAAATTTTAAATGCA
Coding sequences within it:
- the LOC122015759 gene encoding secretory carrier-associated membrane protein 2-like isoform X2, which codes for MAGRYERNPFDEEEEVNPFAQDAGIRGKSRDSNYGGGQSYMMNPTAPPVSSRLSPLPPEPVDFYNDFGTTVDIPLDTSSDLKNKEKALRAKEAELHKREKELKRREEAAARAGIVIEEKNWPSFFPIIHHDIASEIPIHVQRLQYVAFASLLGIVACLFWNFVAVTAAWIAGEGVKLWFLAVIYFISGVPGAYFLWYRPLYRAMRTESALRFGWFFLFYLLHIAFVVYAAVAPPIIFKGKSLAGILAAVDIIGDHVIAGIFYFIGFGMFCLESVVSIWVLQQVYMYFRGSGKAAEMKREAARSAMRAAI
- the LOC122015759 gene encoding secretory carrier-associated membrane protein 2-like isoform X1, which translates into the protein MAGRYERNPFDEEEEVNPFAQDAGIRGKSRDSNYGGGQSYMMNPTAPPVSSRLSPLPPEPVDFYNDFGTTVDIPLDTSSDLKNKEKALRAKEAELHKREKELKRREEAAARAGIVIEEKNWPSFFPIIHHDIASEIPIHVQRLQYVAFASLLGIVACLFWNFVAVTAAWIAGEGVKLWFLAVIYFISGVPGAYFLWYRPLYRAMRTESALRFGWFFLFYLVGFFYFNSVHKDFNDVLSQISFEASTVLNLLQLHIAFVVYAAVAPPIIFKGKSLAGILAAVDIIGDHVIAGIFYFIGFGMFCLESVVSIWVLQQVYMYFRGSGKAAEMKREAARSAMRAAI
- the LOC122015759 gene encoding secretory carrier-associated membrane protein 2-like isoform X3 — encoded protein: MAGRYERNPFDEEEEVNPFADAGIRGKSRDSNYGGGQSYMMNPTAPPVSSRLSPLPPEPVDFYNDFGTTVDIPLDTSSDLKNKEKALRAKEAELHKREKELKRREEAAARAGIVIEEKNWPSFFPIIHHDIASEIPIHVQRLQYVAFASLLGIVACLFWNFVAVTAAWIAGEGVKLWFLAVIYFISGVPGAYFLWYRPLYRAMRTESALRFGWFFLFYLLHIAFVVYAAVAPPIIFKGKSLAGILAAVDIIGDHVIAGIFYFIGFGMFCLESVVSIWVLQQVYMYFRGSGKAAEMKREAARSAMRAAI